A part of Gossypium hirsutum isolate 1008001.06 chromosome A07, Gossypium_hirsutum_v2.1, whole genome shotgun sequence genomic DNA contains:
- the LOC107926384 gene encoding uncharacterized protein, producing MRVPLRSGNVRIPNETMRLIITTFGGVIFGFFLGIISPKLSSTKINLTYIESKYHGLSTQALFDALNPLKANKVGSNKAKGAKIWTPTNPKGAETLPLGIVSSRSDIYPRRLWGHPDKDLTIKPKYLVAFTVGYNQKHNIDAAVKKFSNNFTIVLFHYDGVTSEWDEFDWSKRAIHVSAPKQSKWWFAKRFLHPDIVAPYDYIFIWDEDLGVEHFNAEEYIKIVRKHGLEISQPGLDPDSVGLTWAMTMKRNDTEIHTRTQERTGWCTDLHLPPCAAFVEIMATVFSRNAWRCVWHMIQNDLVHGWGLDFYLRRCVETPHEKIGVVDVQWIVHQGIPSLRNQTFSMGQEDIGLAPWKGVRERCKKEWSMFQNRMTDAEKAYYESMGISTTDITYGMDPSDFRR from the exons ATGAGAGTTCCCTTGAGAAG TGGTAATGTTAGGATACCAAATGAGACAATGAGGTTGATTATAACAACATTTGGTGGAGTTATTTTTGGCTTCTTTTTAGGAATAATATCTCCAAAGCTTTCTTCAACTAAG ATCAATCTTACATACATTGAGAGCAAATATCATGGTCTTTCGACTCAAGCACTATTCGATGCTTTGAACCCTCTCAAGGCTAATAAGGTCGGGTCTAACAAAGCCAAAGGAGCAAAG ATATGGACTCCAACAAATCCAAAGGGTGCTGAAACACTCCCCCTTGGTATAGTTTCGTCTAGATCTGATATATATCCTCGACGATTATGGGGTCATCCTGATAAG GACTTAACCATCAAACCAAAGTATCTTGTAGCGTTTACCGTCGGTTATAATCAGAAACACAACATAGATGCAGCTGTGAAAAAG TTCTCAAACAACTTCACAATTGTATTGTTCCATTACGATGGAGTGACCAGTGAATGGGATGAATTTGACTGGTCAAAGAGAGCTATTCACGTGAGTGCTCCAAAGCAGAGTAAATG GTGGTTTGCGAAGCGCTTTTTGCACCCCGACATTGTTGCACCGTATGATTACATCTTTATATGGGATGAAGATCTCGGTGTGGAGCACTTTAATGCAGAGGA ATACATCAAAATTGTGAGGAAACATGGCTTAGAGATATCCCAACCGGGGTTAGATCCGGATAGTGTTGGGTTGACATGGGCAATGACAATGAAGAGAAACGACACTGAAATTCACAC gaGAACTCAAGAGAGAACTGGTTGGTGTACTGATTTGCATTTGCCTCCATGTGCAGC ATTTGTTGAGATCATGGCTACCGTGTTCTCTCGGAATGCATGGCGATGTGTTTGGCATATGATTCAG AATGATTTGGTTCACGGATGGGGTCTCGATTTTTATCTTAGAAGATGCGTCGAG ACTCCACATGAGAAAATAGGAGTTGTAGACGTTCAGTGGATTGTACATCAAGGTATTCCTTCTCTACGGAACCAG ACATTTTCCATGGGTCAAGAAGACATTGGACTGGCACCATGGAAAGGG GTTAGGGAAAGGTGTAAGAAAGAATGGAGCATGTTCCAAAATAGGATGACTGATGCAGAGAAAGCATATTATGAATCAATGGGGATTAGTACTACCGACATAACTTATGGGATGGACCCTTCTGATTTTAGGAGATAG